In Phenylobacterium zucineum HLK1, one DNA window encodes the following:
- a CDS encoding M23 family metallopeptidase, whose amino-acid sequence MRLAPLAAAGLVVACTPAASDASGGGAGQSAASGQSAAAERNAVPAQTAIPGQGPRFGLPIACTPGRTCEVQHYVDRDPGPGVRDYRCGRRTYDGHKGVDFRIPDMAAQRRGVAVLAAAPGRVARLRDGVDDVSIRQDGAPPVDGRECGNGVVIDHGGGWETQYCHLARGSLRVKVGDTVAAGQPLGLVGLSGATEFPHLHFQVHHDGRVTDPWAPGAGDGCNAGTGTGAGPSRPLWSAEVVTQTPYMAGAVLNLGFAAGPVAMGNIEDGAIAAPTRSSPYIVAYGRGIGLRGGDEVEISLTGPGGAELARGRQPPLDRDKAQYMAYAGKKRPADGWPAGAYTARMRVYREGRVALERSVSMRL is encoded by the coding sequence ATGCGCCTAGCGCCACTTGCCGCCGCCGGCCTGGTCGTCGCCTGTACGCCGGCCGCCAGTGACGCGTCAGGCGGTGGGGCGGGCCAGAGCGCCGCCTCGGGCCAGAGCGCCGCCGCCGAGCGGAACGCCGTCCCCGCTCAGACCGCCATCCCGGGCCAGGGCCCGCGGTTCGGGCTGCCGATCGCCTGCACGCCCGGCCGGACCTGCGAGGTGCAGCACTACGTCGACCGCGACCCGGGACCGGGCGTGCGCGACTACCGCTGCGGCCGGCGGACCTACGACGGGCACAAGGGCGTCGATTTCCGTATCCCCGACATGGCCGCCCAGCGGCGGGGCGTCGCGGTGCTGGCGGCTGCGCCGGGACGGGTCGCACGGCTGCGGGACGGCGTGGACGACGTCTCCATCCGCCAGGACGGCGCCCCGCCGGTCGACGGGCGCGAGTGCGGCAACGGCGTCGTGATCGACCACGGCGGCGGCTGGGAGACCCAGTACTGCCACCTGGCGCGCGGCAGCCTGCGCGTGAAGGTCGGGGACACGGTCGCTGCGGGCCAGCCCCTGGGTCTGGTGGGCCTCTCCGGGGCGACGGAGTTCCCGCACCTGCACTTCCAGGTGCACCACGATGGGCGGGTGACCGATCCCTGGGCGCCGGGCGCGGGTGACGGGTGCAACGCCGGGACTGGAACCGGGGCCGGCCCGAGCAGGCCCCTGTGGAGCGCGGAGGTCGTGACGCAGACGCCCTACATGGCCGGCGCGGTGCTGAACCTGGGGTTCGCCGCGGGACCTGTGGCCATGGGGAACATCGAGGATGGCGCGATCGCCGCCCCCACCCGGAGCTCTCCCTACATCGTCGCCTACGGCCGCGGCATTGGTCTTCGCGGTGGGGACGAGGTGGAGATCAGCCTTACCGGGCCGGGAGGCGCGGAGCTCGCCCGCGGCCGGCAGCCGCCGCTCGACCGCGACAAGGCCCAGTACATGGCCTACGCGGGCAAGAAGCGGCCCGCGGACGGCTGGCCGGCGGGCGCCTACACGGCGCGGATGCGAGTCTATCGGGAAGGACGGGTCGCGCTGGAGCGCAGCGTCTCGATGCGGCTCTGA
- a CDS encoding sulfotransferase family 2 domain-containing protein has product MMALSHRFLFVHIPKTGGNSVQNILRAYSEDEIVCREPYQDGVERFELLNPTYGFSKHSPLWEYRAKLPPETYASLFKFACVRNPWERAVSYYFSPHRQVSTFTREAFVEFLPTIPPMIQHLRETPDQPAAGIPGNFDYLMRFETLQRDFDVVCDQLGIPRQALPTRNKSARGRVEDYYDRGTTELVRELFADDIALFGYDIPWAGAEHVL; this is encoded by the coding sequence ATGATGGCGCTCTCGCACCGCTTCCTCTTCGTCCACATCCCGAAGACCGGCGGCAATTCGGTGCAGAACATCCTGCGCGCCTATTCCGAGGACGAGATCGTCTGCCGCGAGCCCTACCAGGACGGCGTGGAGCGGTTCGAGCTGCTCAATCCGACCTACGGCTTCTCGAAGCACAGCCCCCTGTGGGAGTACCGCGCCAAGCTGCCGCCCGAGACCTACGCCTCGCTGTTCAAGTTCGCCTGCGTGCGCAATCCGTGGGAGCGGGCGGTGTCCTACTACTTCTCGCCCCACCGCCAGGTCTCGACGTTCACGCGGGAGGCGTTCGTGGAGTTCCTGCCGACGATCCCGCCGATGATCCAGCACCTGCGCGAGACGCCGGACCAGCCCGCGGCTGGCATCCCGGGCAACTTCGACTATCTGATGCGCTTCGAGACGTTGCAGCGGGACTTCGACGTGGTCTGCGATCAGCTGGGAATTCCCCGCCAGGCGCTGCCGACGCGCAACAAGTCGGCCCGCGGCCGGGTCGAGGACTACTACGACCGCGGCACGACCGAGCTGGTCCGCGAGCTGTTCGCCGACGACATCGCGCTGTTCGGCTACGACATCCCCTGGGCAGGAGCCGAGCATGTTCTTTAA
- a CDS encoding calcium-binding protein — translation MTQANADAFTSNDVIVFTTAGATGAATVVQFVPATATTPASVSISFGGKSLSFDAADVQGRTNLAVYPDGSVLYVGSTGPDNGATSGGENSDGMYGGNGNDTLGGGNGADLLHGNLGDDSLNGGGGADSIYGGQGDDDIVMGAGGFFGHGNLGDDSLDGSAGSATTVQWLYGGQGNDTVVGGAGADLLFGNMGNDSIGGGGGNDQIFGEDGNDTVTANGGTVVVSGGNGADSITATGAAVNLQGNIGDDTLVATGAGNDILVGGQGNDILTASTGGNEYLNGNLGDDTLTGGSGNDQLYGEAGADSLVGGDGNNTLIGGDGSDSITGGTGNDSVSGGNGSDVIVAGDGVNTIDAGEGNNSITAGSGSDVITAGAGNDTVVANNGNNSVSVGDGANSVTAGTGNDTITSGSGNDTIDAGNGNNVISAGDGANSITAGTGNDNITSGSGNDTILSGTGADTIDAGDGANSITADAGNDVITTGSGADVILGGDGNDVINSGAGNDVITGGLGKDVITGGAGADTFIFGNGDSGVTAGGIDQIRDWEATDRLDFAGAAATGTTYVETSAADYDAAKTTADGLIGTGIDYVAVQVGSDVVIFTDSAGNNGTAEDAVVLVGRTLADIDSSNIV, via the coding sequence ATGACGCAGGCGAACGCTGACGCGTTCACCTCGAACGACGTCATCGTCTTCACCACCGCGGGTGCGACTGGTGCGGCGACCGTCGTGCAATTCGTTCCGGCCACGGCGACCACGCCGGCGTCGGTCAGCATCTCGTTCGGCGGCAAGTCGCTGAGCTTCGATGCGGCTGACGTGCAAGGCCGCACCAACCTGGCCGTCTACCCGGACGGCTCGGTCCTGTACGTGGGCTCGACGGGCCCCGACAACGGCGCGACCTCGGGCGGCGAAAACTCCGACGGCATGTACGGCGGCAACGGCAACGACACCCTGGGCGGCGGCAACGGCGCGGACCTGCTGCACGGCAACCTCGGCGACGACTCGCTGAACGGCGGCGGCGGCGCTGACTCCATCTACGGCGGTCAGGGCGACGATGACATCGTCATGGGCGCCGGCGGCTTCTTCGGCCACGGCAACCTGGGCGACGACAGCCTCGACGGCTCGGCCGGCAGCGCCACGACCGTCCAGTGGCTGTACGGCGGTCAGGGCAACGACACCGTCGTCGGCGGCGCGGGCGCTGACCTGCTGTTCGGCAACATGGGCAACGACAGCATCGGCGGCGGCGGCGGCAACGACCAGATCTTCGGTGAAGACGGCAACGACACCGTCACCGCCAACGGCGGGACCGTGGTTGTCTCCGGCGGCAACGGCGCCGACAGCATCACCGCTACTGGCGCGGCCGTGAACCTGCAGGGCAACATCGGCGACGACACCCTCGTCGCGACCGGCGCCGGCAACGACATCCTCGTCGGCGGTCAGGGCAACGACATCCTGACGGCCAGCACCGGCGGCAACGAGTACCTGAACGGCAACCTGGGCGATGATACGCTCACGGGCGGTTCGGGCAACGATCAGCTGTACGGTGAGGCTGGCGCTGACAGCCTCGTGGGCGGCGACGGCAACAACACGCTCATCGGCGGCGACGGCTCCGACTCGATCACCGGTGGCACCGGCAACGACAGCGTCAGCGGCGGCAACGGCTCGGACGTGATCGTGGCTGGCGACGGCGTGAACACCATCGACGCTGGCGAAGGCAACAACTCGATCACCGCCGGCTCCGGCAGCGACGTGATCACGGCCGGTGCGGGCAACGACACCGTCGTCGCCAACAACGGCAACAACTCGGTCTCGGTCGGCGACGGCGCCAACTCCGTCACGGCCGGCACGGGCAACGACACCATCACGTCGGGCTCGGGCAACGACACGATCGACGCCGGCAACGGCAACAACGTGATCTCCGCCGGCGACGGCGCCAACTCGATCACGGCCGGCACGGGCAACGACAACATCACGTCGGGCTCGGGCAACGACACCATCCTCTCGGGGACGGGCGCTGACACCATCGACGCTGGCGACGGCGCGAACTCGATCACCGCTGACGCCGGCAACGACGTCATCACGACCGGTTCGGGCGCGGACGTCATCCTCGGCGGCGACGGCAACGACGTGATCAACTCCGGCGCTGGCAACGACGTCATCACCGGCGGCCTGGGCAAGGACGTCATCACCGGCGGCGCCGGCGCTGACACCTTCATCTTCGGCAACGGCGACTCGGGCGTCACGGCCGGCGGCATCGACCAGATCCGCGACTGGGAAGCCACCGACCGCCTCGACTTCGCGGGCGCCGCGGCGACCGGCACCACCTACGTCGAAACCTCGGCGGCCGACTACGACGCCGCCAAGACGACGGCGGACGGCCTGATCGGCACCGGCATCGACTACGTCGCGGTGCAGGTCGGTTCGGACGTGGTGATCTTCACCGACAGCGCCGGCAACAACGGCACTGCGGAAGACGCCGTGGTCCTGGTGGGCCGCACGCTGGCCGACATCGACAGCTCGAACATCGTCTAA